CAAAATGTCCCTGAAACCCTTCATATTCAGGTAAAACCATAAACTTTAATGTAACCTCTTTAGCACTATATTTTTCAACACTTATTATCTCTGGATAATGTTTTATCATAGTTTTACTCAAATTCTTTTAAAATATTAGCTAATACTCTCTTTCCTTGTGTATTCACAGGAATTCTAGATACAATTCGCCATTTTTTTGGCAGTATTTCTAAACTATAATAGTCTAACAAGTAGCTTTTTAATTGTCGAGTAAATAGGGCTTTTCCCAGACTATTAAAAGATAACATTCCCTCCTCCGATAGAACTAATAAAGTCCCAACATATTCACGGTAGGATTTACATAAAATACAACTACTATCTTTTATCCATGGATGAAGTTTTAAATAAGTTTCCATTGCCGATAAAGATAGCCTTTTCCCAGCTAATTTTACTATACGGTCTACTCTTCCTATTAAAGTAAAGCTATTGTTTTCTTTTAGTTCAACTTTATCAGCCATAAGTTGCTCACTATTAGAAAAGAAATTAGATTTCACTATTAATTGTGAATTTATATCGGTGCTAATATCTACTCCATAGAAACATTTCCAGTCTGGCTGCTCTAACTGTTTTCTGTAAGCAATAACACCAGTTTCAGTACTTCCATATACTTCTAATACTTCTTTTTTATATTTATTAAAGAAAGATAAGGCATCTTCTCTACTTAAAGTGCTTGCAGATGAAAGTACTAAAGTATCATCGCCTATAATACTAGGTTTATCTAAATGTGAAATCATTATAGGAGTAGTGACTATTAGAGCGTCGTTTTTAACCAATCTATTAAGTATACCTTCCGGAGAAATTAAACGTTGCGTTTGTATTAAATGTCCACTTAAAAAAGCCCATAAAAAATAAAAGCTAAAACCATATAAGTGTTGATGAGATACAGTAGCATAAACTATAGCTTTTTTTGAAATATAATTATTTAAGCATTTATCTATAGCTGAGCTTTCATTTTCAAGCTCCTTAATAGTACGAGAATAAGCCTGATAGTCTCCACTAGATCCAGAAGTAAAAAATATTGTTTCTGTACATAAGCTTATATCTAATGTTTTATACTTATTAATAAATTTAGAATTAAATTTTACATCTTCATCATAGATAACAATATCATAATATTTTGATAATAGTTCTAATGTCCCAGTTTGATTATTAGGTAATATAACCACTGTTTTTCTAAGTATTTGACAAGCAAACCAAGCACATATAAATAAATAAAAATTATCAATTACTAGTGCAACTCTATCTTTTTCATAAAATTTCTTTTCCCATATAACAGATAGCGTTGTTACATTTTTTATAAAAGTTTTAGAGTCTATTTTTACTTCTTCATCTAAAAAAATAATTTGATCTAAATTCAGATATAGATATTCAAATTGACTAACAAAAGTTAAGTTTTTATTTTTGTTCATAACTTCGTTTTACATACCATCGAAGAATCCACTCTCCAGAAATTAAAATACCTATCAACATATAACTTAAAAGACCGTTATATAGAGTCCATAGAGTTATTGATCCAGTGAGAATAGTTATAATAGAGATAGTCGCATTAAACCCAAAGAAAATACACCAAACTAAAGTCACTTTTCTCGTATATTTTACAACATAACTAGGCAAAGGTTCTTTACTAATTTGCATAGCTATATGCGTAATAAAGCTATATGGCTGAAATAAGGAAAATGTAAATACTCCAAGTAGAGACAAACTTACAAGCACAGGATACAATTGAATAAATATCACATTATTGCTGATCATACCAATAAAAGCTAAAAACATACCCAATAAAGTTAATATAATCCATGTTATGTTATTTTTTTTAAATGATTTTATTGTCAAAAGGCGTAGAAAAAATATAAAAACAATTAATAAACTAAGATAACGTATTGAAAACCATTCTAAACTAAAAAATACGACAAATGGATAAACAATGATCAAGGTTATAACTAATAACTTTATTAATGATCTCATATGGAGTTTTAATTTGCTTGATTCTTAAGCTCTTGATAAATTACTTCTACAACATCTGATACTGTTCTAACAGCTTTAAATTCTTCTGGTTTAAATTTATGCTTAGTAATTGATTGTAGTTGAACAATCAAATCAACCGCATCTATGCTATCAAGATCTAGATCTTCATATAAGCGTGAGTCTAAAGTAATATCATCTATATCTAACTCAAAAAGTTTATGTAAAATTTGTTGAAGCTCTTCAAAGATACCTTCATGAGAAATTTGCATACACACTCCTATTTCTTTTGAGACTCAATAAATTTAGCAAGTGCTGATACTGAGCTAAAGTGATTACGTATCTCATTATTACTAGAGTCTAAAGTAATATTATATCTTTTTTTAATAGCCACACCTAATTCAAGTGCATCAATAGAATCTAATCCTAAACCTTCTCCAAAAAGGGGCTCATCGGATTTTATTTCCTCAGGAGAAATATCTTCAAGATTTAATACCTCGATTATCATCTCTTTAATTTCTTGTTCCATCATAGACATTTTAAATACTATCCTGTATAAATTGTTCCTGTAAATAACGAGTAAGCTGCCTTGCTGCAAGTGATGGTAAGCCATCAGCTTTATTTAGAAAATCTGTAGGATCTATTTTTTCTCCTACAGTTATCTTAAACTTTGGCTGTTTGTCGGGAAGGCTATACCATTTTTTTTGTTTTGTCAAAGTCACCGGTTGACAATCTAGATGAATTAAACGTATTTTAGCTTTAGCTCTTAAAGCTATTTGAGCAGCTCCTCTTTTAAACGTAATTGGTTGACCCGGGACTGTGCGAGTTCCTTCTGGAAACATTAGTAAATTGTTACCTTTAGAAAAAGTATCTTTTATTTGATCAAATGTTTGCTCTGCATCAATATTTGGAATATACCCAGCAATATCTATTAAATTTTTATAA
This region of Francisella frigiditurris genomic DNA includes:
- a CDS encoding acyl-CoA synthetase family protein, giving the protein MNKNKNLTFVSQFEYLYLNLDQIIFLDEEVKIDSKTFIKNVTTLSVIWEKKFYEKDRVALVIDNFYLFICAWFACQILRKTVVILPNNQTGTLELLSKYYDIVIYDEDVKFNSKFINKYKTLDISLCTETIFFTSGSSGDYQAYSRTIKELENESSAIDKCLNNYISKKAIVYATVSHQHLYGFSFYFLWAFLSGHLIQTQRLISPEGILNRLVKNDALIVTTPIMISHLDKPSIIGDDTLVLSSASTLSREDALSFFNKYKKEVLEVYGSTETGVIAYRKQLEQPDWKCFYGVDISTDINSQLIVKSNFFSNSEQLMADKVELKENNSFTLIGRVDRIVKLAGKRLSLSAMETYLKLHPWIKDSSCILCKSYREYVGTLLVLSEEGMLSFNSLGKALFTRQLKSYLLDYYSLEILPKKWRIVSRIPVNTQGKRVLANILKEFE
- a CDS encoding COG4648 family protein yields the protein MRSLIKLLVITLIIVYPFVVFFSLEWFSIRYLSLLIVFIFFLRLLTIKSFKKNNITWIILTLLGMFLAFIGMISNNVIFIQLYPVLVSLSLLGVFTFSLFQPYSFITHIAMQISKEPLPSYVVKYTRKVTLVWCIFFGFNATISIITILTGSITLWTLYNGLLSYMLIGILISGEWILRWYVKRSYEQK
- a CDS encoding acyl carrier protein, with translation MQISHEGIFEELQQILHKLFELDIDDITLDSRLYEDLDLDSIDAVDLIVQLQSITKHKFKPEEFKAVRTVSDVVEVIYQELKNQAN
- a CDS encoding phosphopantetheine-binding protein; protein product: MSMMEQEIKEMIIEVLNLEDISPEEIKSDEPLFGEGLGLDSIDALELGVAIKKRYNITLDSSNNEIRNHFSSVSALAKFIESQKK
- a CDS encoding lysophospholipid acyltransferase family protein; this translates as MGAFVLSYIYLPLISLIIKNKEKQKTVAQHAVYVTFRIFIFIVHNLGVIRFKFENMNLLKEDKGCLFIANHPTLIDYVAIVSKLPRCDNMVKKELWENFFYKNLIDIAGYIPNIDAEQTFDQIKDTFSKGNNLLMFPEGTRTVPGQPITFKRGAAQIALRAKAKIRLIHLDCQPVTLTKQKKWYSLPDKQPKFKITVGEKIDPTDFLNKADGLPSLAARQLTRYLQEQFIQDSI